From Cucumis melo cultivar AY chromosome 1, USDA_Cmelo_AY_1.0, whole genome shotgun sequence, a single genomic window includes:
- the LOC103489604 gene encoding putative polyol transporter 2, translated as MAMENMGNRTEFDRQIPSPGKRKRNRYALMCAIFASTTSILLGYEQSMNGGEALIFIQQHFKLSDFKVEIFAGVNNIYTAIGAAVAGRTSDYIGRRYTMVLAGFIFFVGAFLMGFANNYVSLMLGKSIIGLGTGYALVVSPVYITEVSPTSSRGFFTSLTEVFINFGIMLGYLSNFLFSKLPIHLGWSFMVGIGIFLSMFLVVVILMIPESPRWLVMQGQIGKAKWVLDKTSDSIEEAERRLADIKEANGIPSGYSSYEVTPLQVSTRSNQTMKIWKELFLHPTPSIRHILVATIGLHVFQQASMITVIFFFYSSTIVKRLGIKSNNHMLLVIILAGFTKTIFVLVATIMVDRIGRRPLLLTGVAGNMISLIILGFRLTKINHHSQVKFSTYWDIGLCITMILSYVAFFSIGTGPITWVYTSEIFPTKLRAQGVSAGVIVNRVTAGVVTMTFLSISNAITIGGVFYLHAAIAAMSWLFFYLLFPETQGRNLEDMEGLFGYFNPCSFLFSCSP; from the exons ATGGCCATGGAAAATATGGGCAACCGGACTGAGTTTGATCGGCAAATTCCATCGCCCGGAAAGCGGAAGAGAAACAGATATGCTCTTATGTGTGCTATTTTTGCTTCCACCACTTCAATCCTACTGGGTTACG AGCAAAGCATGAATGGAGGTGAAGCActaatattcatccaacaacaTTTCAAACTCTCCGATTTCAAGGTGGAAATTTTTGCGGGTGTCAACAATATCTACACCGCCATCGGAGCCGCTGTTGCAGGTAGAACCTCTGACTATATTGGCCGCCGTTACACCATGGTTCTTGCAGGTTTCATCTTCTTCGTTGGAGCTTTTCTTATGGGCTTCGCCAACAACTATGTCTCCCTCATGCTCGGAAAATCCATCATCGGACTCGGCACAGGATACGCTTTAGTTGTATCCCCCGTCTACATTACCGAGGTCTCCCCAACTTCGTCTCGTGGCTTCTTCACATCGTTGACAGAG GTGTTTATAAACTTTGGCATAATGTTGGGGTATCTCTCAAACTTCCTTTTCTCTAAGCTTCCAATTCATCTGGGTTGGTCATTCATGGTTGGAATTGGTATTTTTCTGTCGATGTTTTTAGTAGTTGTGATTTTAATGATTCCGGAGTCACCTCGTTGGCTTGTGATGCAAGGCCAAATAGGAAAAGCCAAGTGGGTTCTTGACAAAACCTCAGATTCCATAGAAGAGGCTGAACGAAGACTCGCAGATATCAAAGAAGCTAATGGAATACCCTCTGGCTACTCCTCATATGAGGTCACTCCCCTTCAAGTCTCAACACGTAGCAACCAAACTATGAAGATTTGGAAAGAGTTGTTCCTCCACCCAACACCATCCATCCGTCACATCTTGGTTGCCACCATAGGACTTCATGTTTTCCAACAAGCTTCTATGATAAccgttattttttttttttatagctCCACCATTGTTAAGCGGTTGGGAATCAAATCTAACAATCATATGCTACTGGTGATTATATTGGCTGGATTCACAAAGACAATTTTCGTCTTAGTAGCAACAATCATGGTGGATAGAATTGGACGACGACCATTGCTTCTCACTGGTGTTGCAGGAAATATGATTTCTCTTATCATCCTGGGATTTAGGCTCACCAAAATCAACCACCATTCACAAGTGAAGTTCAGTACATATTGGGATATAGGATTATGTATTACAATGATATTATCATACGTGGCATTTTTCTCAATTGGAACGGGGCCTATCACATGGGTGTATACCTCAGAGATTTTTCCAACAAAGCTACGTGCACAGGGAGTGAGTGCAGGAGTGATAGTAAATAGAGTCACGGCGGGTGTGGTTACAATGACATTTTTGTCCATCTCAAATGCTATTACTATTGGTGGGGTGTTTTACTTACATGCAGCGATTGCAGCAATGTCTTGGCTGTTTTTCTACCTCTTGTTTCCCGAGACGCAAGGAAGGAATCTAGAGGATATGGAGGGGCTCTTTGGTTACTTTAATCCTTGttcatttttgttttcatgTAGTCCATAA